The region AACCGACATACATAATCTGGATGACGGAGGTCGCAGAAACCCAATGACTGATGCATGTAAACAGTCTCAtgaagatcaccatgtaaaaaggCATTTTGGACATCCAATTAATGAATGGGCCAGGATTTGGAGAGAGCAATGGTAAGCAATGTTTGAATGGTAGCGGGTTTCACCACGGGGCTAAAAGTCTCATCATAATCCACACCTGCAACCTGTGACCTGCCATCACCTACAAGACGAGCCTTATAACGCTCAAAGGAGCCATCAGAACTTTTCTTATGCCTAAAAATCCACATACATCGAATAAGATTAGCATCATAAGGACGAGGAACTAAATCCCACATCTTATTTCGAATAAGAGCATCAAATTCATATTGCATTGCGGATTTCCAATTCAGGTCTGATAAGGCTAGTTTGGGGTTTTTAGGTATGGGAGAGATGTTGTGGTAGAGTGAGAGATCGATAAGTTAAATATCGTGCGGGGTTTGACAATGTCTTTCATGCTTCGGGTAGTGATGGTTTGTATAGGTGGAGGTGGATGCGGTTGAATTGATGGTGGTGATGGAGAGTTTATTATAATGGGTGTGTTGATTGAAGAGGTAGGAGATTATGATTGTTGGTTTATTGAGGGTAGTGGTTGATCAATTGGGATTGTGGGTATTGGTTGGTTATGTGCAACAGGTGGTGAAATTTGATTTTGCCACTGATGTATAAGGTAGGGGTGAAGGTCATCATCTAGGAATTGATAAGAGTGAGGTGAAGGGGAGTGTATCTTGATGAAGGAAAATTGAGTTTCATCAAAGATAACATGCCTCAAAATTATTAATTTTCTATTAGACAAATAAAAACACTTATAACCTCTATGATTCGGCGGATAACCCAAGAAGACACACGGAGTAGAGCGGGGTTGTAACTTATGAATGGTAGATGACGGGAATAATGGATAACATAGACAACCAAAGACTCTAAGATGTGTGTAGGTGGGATCACGATGATACATGAGTTGTGTTGGTGACTGATCATGAAGTGTTTTACAGGGAATAATATTTAACAGGTAAGTTGCCATGTGGAGAGCATGAAGCCAAAACGAGGGGGAACAGAAGAATGAGATAGCATAGTGCGTATCATATTATTAATGGTTCTTATTTTGCGTTCCGCTTTCCCATTTTGTGAGGATGTGTGGGGGTAAGTTGCCATGTGGAGAGCATGATGCCAAAATGAAAAACTAGACCATGATCAGTgcaatatttttgaaaaagctCATTATTATATTCACCGTCATTGTCACATTGAAATGTTTTGActttttgcaaaaaaaaatgaGTTTGAATGAGTTGAGTAAGTGACTTGAATGTTTCAAACACATGAGACTTTCTGCTAATAGGAAAAGTCCACAAGAAGTTTGTAAAATCATCTAAGAATAAGACATAATATTTATGACCAGCAGAACTTAAAATTGGAGACGTCCATAAATCACTATGTAAAATGTCAAAAGGCATCAAAGTCGTAGTTTGAGAATCAAAAAATGAAAATTTAACTTGTTTGCCTAAAACACAATAGTCACAAACGACAGAAGAATTAAAAGGTTCACAACATATGAACTTATTTTTGCGAAGGGAATTCAAAACAGACATGCCAGGATGACCAAGACGACTATGCCAAAGACTGGATGTGAGACCGACAAAACTAGGAGGAGTGGTAACTGGATAAAGATCTCCACAACTGTCACATCTAAGAAGGGTGATCCCCTTCTGAAAATTAGAGACAGTAAAACCAAAAGGATCAAAGGAAACAGAAACATTGTTGTCAGTGGTGAGTCGTCTCAcagaaattaaatttttaataatttttggGGCATGCAGGACATGGTTAAGGTGAAGGGGTTGGTGAGATGTGGTTATTTGTGTGTGCCTGGTGCCGTGAATTGGAATTCCATGGCCACTGCCTACAATGAATTTCTGATTTGAATTACTTACTGGAAAATAAGACGAGAGATTACCTTGTGATGCGGTTGTGTGAGATGTTGCGTCCGTGTCCATGTACCACTGATTGTCAGGAGTGTGGAGTGATATGGTGTGCATTGCGGTCTCAATGTCTATCGGTATTTGAGATGAGGTAGAGGTTGCATACACCTGAGGACGTTGTCCTAGAATGTTTGGCTACTTAGGAGGACCGGCAGGACGTGTCCACTGAGAGGTGGGATACGGACACGGTCGCATAGTCCATGGTGGTGGAGTCCGACCCCATGGTTGCCAAGTTGGGTACTATTGTTGTTGTTGCCAAGGAGGAGCGGACCAAGGTGAGGGAGCGTTGGGAGCTCCAGACTGAGGTGCACTGCGGTTACCACGTCCCCCTCCGCGGCCCTGTTTTCCATGGGAGCAAGAACGGTTGTCGGGGCGGCGGTTGCCACGCTGAGAGGTGTCTTCAGTAGGTTTCGGCTGAGTGGTGTCCATAGCAGCATGAGAGTTTGTGTTTGTCATCTTAGTCATACCGGCTTCTTTCAAAGTGAGCATGGAACGAGCCTAATAGAATGCCGGAAGAGGGTTGCTCTGGCGAATCAAAGTAGCAACACTACGATAAGCTTCTGGGAGACCAGAGATCAGCTGAAGGACCAGACGATGATTGTTGACAGGGGAGCCGACATTTCTCAACTAAGCAGAAAGCATCTTAAGACGCTGACAGTAAGCTGAGACATTGGGAAAATCCTCCATACGAGTGTTAGAAAACTCTTGTTCAAGAGTGACAACTCGAGCATTTTGGTTGTCCTGAAAAATATCTTCCAAGTGATTATATGCTTCCATTGCAGTGGAGTTGGATTCTAGGATAGTGGTCAGTAAATCGGTAGAAATAGTAGAATAAATTCACTGAAGAACAGTGGCATCAAGAGTGGACCATTTTTCATGGTTGGCGTCGGTAATGGCTGGTGGCTCTTTTCCAATAGATGGAACGATGTGATGCAGGACTCGATGTGAGCGAGCATGGATGCAGAAAAGCTCGGCCCATGTACCATATTGATCTTTTTCTATCTCAAGAATAATATGAATGTGGTTCCTAATATTGGAGACGGCAAGTGCGGGATGAAACTCCGATATGGAACCTCGAAACGGGGTGTTCTTGGATTGACCGAAATCACCAGTATCGACGGCAAATTTGTGGGTATCAGTGTCACTGTGTTCTGAATGGTCTGATTCAGACATGGTTGCAGGTGCGACGGCGGCGGCGCGAACAGAGGCGTAAGGCGAGAGAATATGGTGGTTCTCGTGTTCGGCGGCGGCGGTACAAAGTACGGTAGTCCTGTTGCGGCGGCAGACTTCAAGGAGGGGGAAGAAGCATGCGGCGGCGGACTGAATGAGGGAGAAGAAACGCGTTTCTGCGtttgctttttcttttttttttagaGAGGGATCGGTTAGGATTAATACCATGTAAGATAATGGAAACCGTGTCCTTCTCATTGATCTGAATAGAATATATATACATCAATGTGTAACATTTGATCAACTATCTAATTATGATACAACATAATTATAGGAAACTAATTATTACTAATTGTAACAAAAGATTCTATTCTATCAACATTAAGATTGAGACACTTTTCTATTTCAAATTTTTACTTAACACTTAACTTTTTTCAAATTCAGACTTACATTTAAAAAAACATAAGACAAGAATATTAAAACTAAAACAaatgaattaaattaaaatatatagTATACAACAAAATATATACAGCAAAAcacaataaataaataaaacagaTAGGCAGGGATGCCACGGCCTGTGTTCAAGGAAAAAAATTAATGTAAAGTGAAATTATGGAATGAATATCTTCCACAGTATCAATGTTGGTTGAGCCAGTTTTCTTTATTCTTATATCAATCCCCTCCCCTGCTCTTTACTTCATCGGGGTTTTCGGGAAAGATGCCTTGGTTAGTATTTGTGTCAGTTTGGTATGCAAATATCCATCATGGAACATGTTGGGACGATGGACTTGCATCCATAACCCTGTCGAAAAGTAGTGACACGCCAAAACAGAAAATCCTTGATGTAATGCAATGCCTATGATTAACAATCGTGAGCTTCTTGATCCATCAAAATTATCCGCTGCTTACCACTATCTGAGCGGACGAGGATATCTACCTTATATCCAATCTATGCTTAGACAACAAAATTTAACAGAGCTTCAGAGTAACAAAACAAAAGAATCAGGCAAAGGAAATGAACTAAATGACAGGTAACTACCTCTGCTGTACTGTCGGGAGAAAACCACCTCAATAGCACACCAAGATGCACTACACCAGGAATCAGCTTGAAAAGTAAAGGGGTCGTGACCTGCATAAATGAATTCATAAATTATTCGGGgattatttattattattattattcaataATGTAGTTGTGCTTGAAAAGGGTGTAAACAAAAaatagaaacccatttttcaAAAGCAGACAAGCCGATGCATATGCACTGCCGGAAAATAAACTATACAAGAACTTAAGGCCTCCCAGTCCACCAACTTATCTTTCAGCAAAGAGTTAGAAACTCACAAGATAGAGAATTGTTTAAATTACTTAATCCTAACGTGCAATATAAATAACAAAGCAAAAGTCGGAACTCCActgataaaaataaacaaatttcGTTCTTGATCATTCATAGTGGATCAAAGACTAAGATGAAAGATATAAACTGTTAATTCAAATATGAACAATTTCTCACCAGACTAAGAGCTGTGGTCCCCAGAAGCAGCAGATATAGTTTACCCTGTAATTAATCAAATATCAGAATCGATAAAGGCTCGTTATACTTTCAAATTTAAGCTTAACCTTCAATTTATATCATCCCAATTCACAGGTATGGCCGGAACCTGGAACTGAGTTGGACTGGGCTAGCTTAGCTCAGCAAAAACAAAAAGAACCAATTCTTACAAAATCCCATTCTGTCACTAACCTCAACTAGATGAAGATTTGAAGCACGACTGAGAAGAACAAAAGCAAATTCTCCTATCTGTGCCATGGACATCCCCACCTAGAAATATATGGATTCAGGTACGTCAATCATTAAAAGAATATAATAAACAACACTATAACCTTCTAAATTCAAATTATGAAATAACACTTACAAGTACTGAAGTCTTGTTATTGTAACCAAATCCTTTTACAACTGAAGCAATTATGATTGTTTTAATTACAATCACCAAAATTACCGATGCTACCAAAATATCAACATGGTTCCAGAGAAAATGTACATGAATCAGCATTCCAATGCTGGCAAGGAAAAGAGCAGCAAAAAGATTGCAAATAGGTTCAATCTACAAAAAAAATGTGAACAACTGTCATTTTTTTCCATAAACATATCTTGTTATCAAATTAAGCACTTTAATTAAGAATACAGAACAATTGAACCGTGGTATGCCCTGAATAATCCTAAGGTACCAGCTTGTGCAGAAGGAAATTCTAAATATATGCCTTAAATCTTTTGTTAATAGAGAAAAAAGTTTAGATTTTTATAACACTACTTATGAAGAATTCAGAAGGAATGACTAGTGGAAGTGCATGGGTGGCAACTAAGTTCATCCAGAACACTAAAAATTTTGCATTTTCACTCATTACCAGTCCTTCAAAAATGGTGGATAATAAAACACAGAATCCAATGCACTTTATGCAACCAATATTTAGAATTTCTATGCATTTATCTGAATAGATACAAGTTACACCAATGCATGTCAACATTCAACAATCAATTGATATTTGTGTTTTATGTTCGCACCACATGCAATTTCCAATTCCGGTATAAAAACTCACTTGTTCTAGTGTATGTTGAGACAGATCAGTGGTTGCAATCATCACTCCAGCAGCAAAGGAACCTAGCTCTAGACTTAATCCCAGCTTATCGCTACACTGAAAATATACAAATGCAATTAGTTAAAAAAAAGTAGTGCTTGACAAGTAACAGTAAGGTAATCAAGCAGCAGAACAAACATATACTATTTGGAGACAATTATGAGATACATACATGTGTAACTCATGCCAAAGAAATGGTGCAAAAGGCATTTTAaacataaaaatagaaaaacaaagCACGGCAAGCTTGCACACACACAGGAGTACGTAAGTTAGAGCTGAGACCCTTTGAAAATAAGGTGAAGTACAGCAAAGGAACAATATATGTACATCTTTTCTGCTTTGTAAGAACATATGAAAAGTAAAGCATTACAAAGAGAAATACAGAAATTCAGGCATGTGAAAAATAAGGAAGAGGACAAACCCAGGCTACAAGCAAGCAGAATGCAACAGCCGCCAGCTGATAGAGTTCATTTGTCTGCACAGACATGGTTTTTATTCAACCATCAAAAACAGTCTGACAAATATGAATTGCCTTAAGatggaaacaactaaaccaatctACAAATTTCCAATTAAAATAATTCTTCCATGGGTGGGATTTCTCATTAAAGAGGGGTAATGATACTAACCTGTGATGATAGGCTTATCATCAGTTTAAGAAACCACGGAAGGCAAGTGCGAGACAATATTGAAAGAATAGAGAGAAATGCAATCAATGTCACCAACCTGGATTAGGAAAGGAGTATCAGTATCAACTATCATATTGCATATTAGATAAAAACTCTACAGTATATGGCTATATGCTCAGTAAAATCTTCAAATGAACGCAAATGGACAAGAGGTGCATTTGAGTATCTCAGCTAACCACTGCTGAGCTGAAAAATATTCTGCCTAGAATGCAATTCGATGCATTAGAGTTTAGCATAACCAAAGTAATTGAAGTGGTTGTGGAGTCATGGGTGGAGTCTGGAGGATCATCACATTGGGCCAAGAACAACCAGAAAAGTGAGTTGAATACCACATTTTAATCCAAAACATTAAGGCATTATATATATGGGCCATCTCACTTACATGTTGCTCAACAACCACTTTTTCATTCAATATAGAACTTCTAACTCATACTTGACATACTAACAATCTTTCCATCAAGTGTGACACCACATATTAACCCAAAACTACTAAGGCGTGACACCACATATGGGTCATTCCACTTATATGTTGCTCAACATCCACTTCTGAGACTTGTAACTCACGTTTGAAATATTAAGAGTGGCAACAAGCAAAGTAGTGTCATTGAACACTAGTTATTATGAATTTATAATGAAATGTAAAGCATCTTCGTGTCATTTACTACCTATCATGATGCTGCAGTAGTACGTGTGTCTCTATGTTCTTTTAAAGAGTGTCAATTTTGAGTCATTTTGGTCCACGTGTTATTTcacctttttttcttttctattgcAACACAAACACCAAGAACTATACTTTCAAACATATAAATTAAGTATAGATTTTATGAAAAACTTTAATAATCCCATTTCTTAACAAAAAATGCATGAACTTGTCTGATTTTTCTTTGGGGAAGTGACCAAGTGAGAATGAGAAGAATAAACTATGAGAAAGTATTCATGGAAATAATATCAGTACAAGCCAAAGACTTGTGAGATTCTAGACTAACAGCTTTGTCATTGATATAACTCCTTGAAAAACACCTGAGGTTCCACCCAAAACTGGAAGCAATGCAAAGAGCAATCCAACAGTGCAATCCTTgaagaaaaaattaaaaactCACAAGTCTTAatagagcatttgttgaagtttATTGTCCATAATCCATATTGCAAAAAAATAATGAACAAAGAATGATTACCTGTAAAATAAGGGTCCCAATTGTGACTTGTCCATGAAGGGCATTAGTAGTGTTCTTTTCCATCAAAAACTTCAAAACCtgaacaagaaaaagtgaaaaaTAGAAAAGCTATTATTGGCACAGAAGTTCAATAGACGGTGTATGTGCTTTAAAATGAAACAGAATCAGATTGCTTCTGTCTTCATGTCATACCACTGCTGTTGAAGACATGGAAAGGAAAGCACCAACAAAAATCCCTTCTGAAGCTTTACCACCACATAACTGCAAAATTGCATACAATCAGAACTGCAGCATTCAGAGCATCATATGGAAAAGTCCACTAATGCAAAAGATATTTAAAATAAAACACTGCCTCCATAAATATCCATTAAAACTGCAATACACTTGACAATCAAATTATATAGGACATACTAGATTaagaaaaagaaacaaaatgGCTGCATGTCTTTTCCTTTGATTAAGTTACTATATTTATCATACTACTACCATTTAAGCTTCAAATTAAAGAAATTAGTacatatttaatttaatactACTTTTCCTCGATCTATGTAACTTTCAAATTTTATTCTACTTAAAGTTAGATATTTGTAACAAATTAGTCATTTAAGTTTCTTTTGTAACAAGTTAGTTCCTTTAGTCCGTAAATGTTTATGCCGTTAGCCTTTTAACCACATTCTATTACAAAATAAAGCTCAAGTGTCTGTTAAAACCCTGATATGGCAAGAACGTTGCGTTTAATGCATCCTAGGTGTATAACTTAGTGTTCTGAAGTTAGGGTTCATCAAATATAGAGTTCATTTGTAACAGAGATGAAAAACTTAGGAAAATCCTAAGAGGAAAAGTCTAGGGTTTGCATTTACTCATGGTTAAACTGCTGATATTATTTTGGAGCCTGTGGCGAAAACCTATTTGCAATCTAAGGTTCGTTAATGTTGGTTTCTACTTATAACATTGTTTTAGATGCCCGTGGCTGTTAAAAGACTAACAACATAAACACTTACATGTTAAAAGGACTGACGTTGTACAAAAAATACTCAATAGACTATTTTGTTACAGACATCTAACTAAAATGACGGCATGATGTATTTGGTCTTCATTATATATTGGCATCAAATGTCATGGGTCTTGTAAAGTAAAGAGGAGAATATATCTATAGAAAGATCACTGGATCAGAAATCCAGAAAGAAAATTGAGAAAAATGAGAGCAGGAACTGAAAAACGATACTGCATTATACAGTGAAACTGTTTCCACTACAAGTACATCATAGCGGTTTCTTTTAAGTTTGTCATACTTGGGACCCTCAAATGGAATCCAGTTTTTTTAAAATCTACTGAATGAAGCACAAACCTTCATTCAATCAGGTCTTCTAATTAAAAGTTAAAAAGATGAAACTTATTCTTTGGATAGTAAAATCAGTATTTCTTTGTACATTTAAAAAGGACAAAGGAGCCAGATCATGCAATAAATAGATGAGGTAGAAACTAAATCTTTCATACACGGCAATGGCATGAATGTCTGCAGAGGACATGACAACTACATGCATGTTTGGTTTATAGTTGGATCCAAAGCAACAGTTGAGTTTCTTTGGGGTATACACGATTGGAGCCAAACGTACATTTGGAACGGGAATTCAAACATACACTGCATAATCCAAAGATTTCTTGTTCGGCTTGTTTGTGATTTGCATTTCCAGTAAACTTTAAGTCATAAAACCAAATAAGAAGAATAACATACACAAGCTCAGAATTAGGGTGAATGGAAATTCTCAACATACCGATACAGTAAAACCACACATGCACATAAATAGAAAAATCTGAAGTAAGCCTCCAAGAACTGCAACAGACCGGACAACACGAAGCTGCAAGCAGAAAGTAAGGTGATCAAAGTTAAGTGCAGCataaaccaaaataaaaaagagaaGAAAACAGAAAATAAGCGAACCTTTGTCATGGAAAACTCCAGGCCCATTGCAAAGAGAATAAATATTACGCCAAATTGAGCCACTGTTTCCACCTACATGTTTGAACGGATTGCTAGGATAAATAAGCTGTTAGATCCTTCAGTTTTGTAACTGATATTAAATTATTAGAAGAGTTAAGTGGGAAATTATTAGAATAATTATATTATTAGTTAAGAGTGTTTAAGTTCAGAATAAATAGGGGAAGATATTGGGGAGTTGATCATCTTGGAATTGAATAGGAAAAGAGGCCATTTTGGCATTGGGAGGTGCAGACCCTCAAGTTTTGAGGTACTATTGCGTTATTCAAAGGGATTGTCCCTATATTCTTTTATATATCAATTGGTTTCTACCAACGGGTATCAGAGCATTTCTGATCCAGGAGAGGAAATATTTGATCTTGTTAATGAAGTGTTGAAAGAAGTTAGAGATTGGAGAAGAGAACTCAAAGAGTTACGACTAGAAATACCAATTTTTGAAGGACACCATCTTGCTGGATGGATTATCAAGGTAGAGAAATATTTTAATGCAGGAGGTGCATGTAAAGAAGAAGATCAAATACCAAAAGTTGCGCAATGGATGAGCGGTAGAGCCGTCACATGGTACCACTTATGGGTTTCGGCCAATCCAAGTGCCACTTGGCGAAACTTTAAAGAGGCCATTCTCAAGAAATTTTGGCCAGAAATTGATTTAGCAGAGAATCAAGCAACGCAAATGAGAGAAATGAGATTCAGCGACGAACCACCAAACCAAACCTAGTATTTTCCGGAGGTGGGAATTGAACTCGAGAATCACTTCCTACTTAACTCTCCCACCTTAACCACCAAACCAACCTTGTATTCCCTAACTATAACCTTTAATTATGGTGCTTTCTTTTGATTATGCTAGTTCTAATTTTCATTAAGGTTTAGCCGTTTATGACTACATATTGTATATACCATGTCCTTTTTCTAATTAGTAAGCAATCAAATTAGCATCCAAAGACAATTTTCAAGAACACAAATGCACAACCCCCACACAAAGTTTGCCTCATGGAACACAAGAGTATTGTCATTTGCTACCAAAGCTGCAACCTTGGATGTCCCCCACTCTAGGGAGAAAGTTCAAGCAATAACTTTTGACGAGGCTTCAAACCATCAATTGTACACCTTTAAAATAAAGCTTGAGAAGAGGTGGAAGAGTTGAAGTTACTAATATCTTAGACTATTCGTTATTTTGCCAGACACAAACACTGAAACACCAATGGAGTGACTCAAGCTCTAATGAATAAGACAAACAATGGGATAAAGAGGGTTTTCTAACATATGATGTTTGTGTTagattaattattttaataaatcaAATATGGATTGACATAATcaattattaattaattatattatgGTCCATTGTCATTAAATACTAATTATCGATGAATTATTTGATTGGGTTTTGTGTCTGAATGGACCGTGATGGGTTGAACCATTCAGTTAAGTCCAATGAAAGATCCTGCCCTCAACCGTTTAGCTATTTAAGCGTTTCCCCATTAAACGATTAACCTACTCTTAAAGTCCTAGACGACAACAAGGATAGTAATCCTCTCATACTCACTCTCTCCGAATGCAATCTCACGAGTTCTAAAATGTACGCTCATAATTATCTTTTATTATAATATGCTATAATTTGTATCTATCGATTATCAATATAATTATTTTAAATCCTTCGGTTTGAACTTCCTTGTTGAGAAGGTGGAAACTATATAGGTTTGGGTTTCTAGAGCTGAGAAATAGCATCTATTCCTAAAGTTTAGGGGTCCTAACAGTAACAACTACTATATTTGGATATGTAAAGTTAGAAAGAATATTGAGTACAAGTAATATGCTGTTAGTCATGTTAATCAAGAAGGTGAACATGTAATATTGGTTGATGGGACTGACTAAGTTTCATAATGGATAGAGTGTAATTTACCCTACCCCATTAGGAGTCAGAGCGAAGTATAGGAAAAAACTTTCAAGAAATGTGGCTAAGTGTTAGATTTCCTTTCAGAGATAAAAAGATTACAAAAATGAAATCCAACTGAGTTGAATACATAAAAAAGAAAGCAAGAATTTGTTTTAGATAAAAGATTACAAGAGAAATTGATTGCTGTATCCAGATACCTGCACCATTTCATTGATGAAGTTAAAGCCTCCAGGTCCAACAATGGAGCCAGCTAAAAGATATCCAGTAATGACCTGCCATATAATACTTTCAGATAATTCTACATCTACAAGAGGTTCAACAGAAGCTATATGAAATAAATAGATTCTAAGATTACATTTTTCAATAATGAAGCTTAGAAAAAGAATATTCATACCGGTTGTCCAGCAAAAGCAAATGCAACACCGCCACAAGTTGCCGAAACAATAGCCACTACCAAGTCTGAAATCAATCTATAAGGCAACAATGAAAGAAATTCTATTTGTCATTTTTATTTAACCCATCTTATGATTAAAACATTACAAGCTATAGAAGAGTACCGTAAATCTAGTTGTAGCACCGGATACTTGGATTTAAAGTTAGAAATGATAAATACATTGTCCTGAAAGATGCACAATTTACAGATTTGAAATTTACAAAACTTAACTGAGTATCGGCAAAAAAAAGGTACCAACCAAATATTGAGTTGTATCACCTTTCGATCTATTAATATTGGGGTGTCCTCGCCTCTATCGAATACATGATGGAGTTGAAATGACCTAGAAGTTTAGAAAAACAGATTCAAATAGTATATTAAAAAAATGTATCAAATGCTCAGACAACCTATTTAAGTTGTAGACAGATGTCAAAATAACTACTTTTCATCTTTAGTGTCATTCTTGTTCGGCGTGACTCTGGCCACAGTCTCCAGAACAGCCTGATCCACAGACAAGTCAAGAGGATTAACTCAGCATAATACCACCCCAAAGAAAATTATGTAATGCAATGTACAAGTATTATGGATGCATATTCATAGAAGAACATAACCCGATTTCCAACTAACTAAAAGCTTTAAAGTAGAAAGTTCCAATAAGGTGAAGTAAATGAAATGATACATTTCTTTAAAAAAATAAGTTGCCTCATTTATGCCTTTAAAGTGTATAATCTCTCATTAATACCTAAAGGATTAGCTTCTAATTATAAAAGAGCTACTTTATTCAAATAAGTTATTGTTCTtcatttacaaaaaaaaaaaagtccTTATAAGCTTGTTACAATAAATAGAAATTAAATTAGAGAGATTCTTAATAACTTGAGATGTTTCAATTTATACGAAAACCTATGAATCATAAACACCTCTAAGAGTTGGTGTGTCGCGGTGTCTGACATGCGTTGTGTCCGACACTTGTATGACATGTGTCGGAAAAGTCAGTCAAATGTCGGAAAAGTCAATCAAGTCTTGAAAAAGTCAAATAAGTGTCAccaaaaaaaatgatttttttctTTACTTCGAAACTATTTGAATCAATGTCTGACACTCGTATGACACTCATACAACATGTGTCGGACAATTTAGACAAGTGTTTCGAAAGAAATTTGTTATTTTCTCACATTCTTTTTGGTCAAATCTCAAAAAGGTTAAACATGTATTAAAACAAAGGCATCAATGAAGAATTAAAGGCATTAATTTTTATTAGAATATTTTTAACTTTTTTAATAACAGATGTATAAATGAAGTTCGAATTTTATCATATATGTTATGGTGTCGGTATCCTAT is a window of Lathyrus oleraceus cultivar Zhongwan6 chromosome 6, CAAS_Psat_ZW6_1.0, whole genome shotgun sequence DNA encoding:
- the LOC127092410 gene encoding K(+) efflux antiporter 6, which translates into the protein MSKPRSLSLSHLNHFLLMIPVFLLIFHSLPHSSLAIRPTLSDRLDFELANSTDSNVSLSTPRQGSFADIIDRALQHEFTDNDDQNEVPDSGGFNNSVAEQQAVLETVARVTPNKNDTKDEKSFQLHHVFDRGEDTPILIDRKDNVFIISNFKSKYPVLQLDLRLISDLVVAIVSATCGGVAFAFAGQPVITGYLLAGSIVGPGGFNFINEMVQVETVAQFGVIFILFAMGLEFSMTKLRVVRSVAVLGGLLQIFLFMCMCGFTVSLCGGKASEGIFVGAFLSMSSTAVVLKFLMEKNTTNALHGQVTIGTLILQDCTVGLLFALLPVLGGTSGVFQGVISMTKLLVTLIAFLSILSILSRTCLPWFLKLMISLSSQTNELYQLAAVAFCLLVAWCSDKLGLSLELGSFAAGVMIATTDLSQHTLEQIEPICNLFAALFLASIGMLIHVHFLWNHVDILVASVILVIVIKTIIIASVVKGFGYNNKTSVLVGMSMAQIGEFAFVLLSRASNLHLVEGKLYLLLLGTTALSLVTTPLLFKLIPGVVHLGVLLRWFSPDSTAEIGYKVDILVRSDSGKQRIILMDQEAHDC